A window of the Chlorocebus sabaeus isolate Y175 chromosome 8, mChlSab1.0.hap1, whole genome shotgun sequence genome harbors these coding sequences:
- the LY6S gene encoding LOW QUALITY PROTEIN: lymphocyte antigen 6S (The sequence of the model RefSeq protein was modified relative to this genomic sequence to represent the inferred CDS: substituted 11 bases at 11 genomic stop codons) has protein sequence MLDVARRKNTLALGNPENDGCLLKQEPXERRLSPQTGTPRMTAASSNRNPQNDGCLLKQEAREXQLSPQIGTTRMTAVSSNRNHENDGCLLKQELQEXQLSPQTGTPRMTTVSSNRNHENDGCLLXXEPXEXQLSSQIGTPRMMAVSSNRNPKDDDCLLKQEPXGXWLSPQIGTMRMTAVFSNRHPQNDGCLLKQEPXGXQLSPQTGTPRMMTVFSNRNPQNDGYPLKQELWKPEADTGKKSNCQLGL, from the coding sequence atgttagatGTAGCCAGGAGAAAAAACACTTTAGCACTAGGGAACCCTGAGAATGATGGCTGTCTTCTCAAACAGGAACCCTGAGAACGACGGCTGTCTCCTCAAACAGGAACCCCAAGGATGACGGCTGCCTCCTCAAACAGGAACCCCCAGAACGATGGCTGTCTCCTCAAACAGGAAGCACGAGAATGACAGCTGTCTCCTCAAATAGGAACCACAAGAATGACGGCTGTCTCCTCAAACAGGAACCACGAGAATGACGGCTGTCTCCTCAAACAGGAACTCCAAGAATGACAGCTGTCTCCTCAAACAGGAACCCCAAGGATGACGACTGTCTCCTCAAATAGGAACCATGAGAATGATGGCTGTCTCCTCTAATAGGAACCATGAGAATGACAGCTGTCTTCTCAAATAGGCACCCCCAGAATGATGGCTGTCTCCTCAAACAGGAACCCCAAGGATGACGACTGTCTCCTCAAACAGGAACCCTGAGGATGATGGCTGTCTCCTCAAATAGGAACCATGAGAATGACAGCTGTCTTCTCAAATAGGCACCCCCAGAATGATGGCTGTCTTCTCAAACAGGAACCCTGAGGATGACAGCTGTCTCCTCAAACAGGAACCCCGAGGATGATGACTGTCTTCTCAAACAGGAACCCCCAGAATGATGGCTATCCTCTCAAACAGGAACTTTGGAAGCCAGAAGCAGACACTGGTAAGAAATCAAATTGCCAGCTTGGACTCTGA